One Kryptolebias marmoratus isolate JLee-2015 linkage group LG21, ASM164957v2, whole genome shotgun sequence DNA segment encodes these proteins:
- the LOC108245433 gene encoding receptor activity-modifying protein 3 translates to MDAQEFIMLRLFIVGVLVNAWMMSKSSATDSFSLEPTFPSQRRNCNESRLQWEMEVCGEDFKRDMALIDSQYWCNLTHFIREYHLFTHCTETKSQNVDCYWPNPLVESFIIRIHKHFFSNCTLEQVVWLDPPDNTLTALILIPVSLTLAMIALVVWCSKRSDLLA, encoded by the exons ATGGATGCACAGGAGTTCATCATGCTCCGGCTCTTCATTGTCGGGGTTCTGg TTAATGCCTGGATGATGAGCAAGTCATCAG CCACTGACAGCTTCAGCTTGGAGCCCACTTTCCCTTCGCAGAGGAGGAACTGCAACGAGTCCCGCCTGCAGTGGGAGATGGAGGTCTGTGGAGAGGACTTCAAACGGGACATGGCCCTCATAGATTCACAGTACTGGTGCAACCTCACACACTTCATCAG GGAGTACCACCTCTTCACCCACTGCACGGAGACCAAGTCCCAGAACGTCGACTGCTACTGGCCCAACCCGCTGGTGGAGAGCTTCATCATCCGCATACACAAGCACTTCTTCTCCAACTGCACCCTGGAGCAGGTGGTGTGGCTCGACCCGCCGGACAACACGCTCACCGCACTCATCCTCATCCCCGTGTCCCTCACCTTGGCCATGATCGCCCTGGTGGTCTGGTGCAGCAAGAGGAGCGACCTGCTGGCCTAG